In Asterias amurensis chromosome 4, ASM3211899v1, one genomic interval encodes:
- the LOC139936204 gene encoding uncharacterized protein gives MKTMDRGCCSIQLLFLCIWLGLFPTFCISVNGLTGDVVEGDTVRLQCNTTDMQFGYEVQWWAYYSDSRTQITRNEECIISSCSLDTTFTSSRSKIEVLTIRNIGKTTVYYQCSVHSQIDNGSLAADGMFLWVHYFPSLSCYPRGPFTVQEGKGRYMSCSSEIGKPNVNVHIVSSGESYTWYKSSNHYMTIWLYVRATDNGSSFDCSMNSSASRFSGMGRNCTIGPMTVVPMTTPSITTTQPTTDHLDASISTAASPPHTASWESTTASEEDADGGPSSISALLMTTPPSTTTQQTTDHLDASISTAASPPHTASWESTTASEEDADGGPSSISALLMTTPSSTTTRPTTEHLDASISTAASQHTASWKSTTASEEDADASSSISTLLMTTPSSTTTRPTTEPLDVFISTAASQHTASWKSTTASEEDADGGPSSISTLPVIVAFSVILLIFFVSVIINIIFIVKYQRSKSKETVLTNAVKTNNVELQFEGDRAIYNIPTSKTTLQDQDCRQNVKNASKRSEEDVSSTYEAVDDLQSKKNPMYQNVRY, from the coding sequence ATGAAGACCATGGATAGAGGGTGTTGTTCCATACAGCTACTATTCCTGTGTATTTGGCTTGGTTTATTTCCAACCTTTTGCATCAGTGTGAATGGATTAACTGGTGATGTAGTGGAGGGTGACACTGTGAGATTACAATGTAATACTACTGATATGCAGTTTGGTTATGAAGTGCAGTGGTGGGCATATTACAGCGATAGTAGAACACAAATAACAAGAAATGAAGAGTGCATCATTTCAAGTTGTAGTCTCGATACAACATTCACTTCAAGCCGATCAAAGATTGAAGTCCTCACGATTAGAAACATCGGTAAAACCACTGTGTATTATCAGTGTAGTGTGCATAGCCAGATTGACAATGGCAGTTTAGCTGCAGATGGTATGTTCTTATGGGTGCACTACTTTCCATCACTCTCTTGCTATCCAAGAGGTCCTTTTACTGTACAAGAAGGGAAGGGGCGATATATGAGTTGTTCCTCTGAGATTGGTAAACCAAATGTAAATGTGCATATTGTATCTAGTGGTGAGAGTTACACTTGGTACAAGAGTAGTAACCATTACATGACTATATGGCTATATGTTAGAGCTACTGATAATGGCTCTTCATTTGACTGCAGTATGAACTCCAGTGCATCCAGGTTCTCTGGTATGGGACGGAATTGCACCATTGGTCCAATGACTGTGGTTCCTATGACAACACCATCAATCACAACAACCCAACCAACAACGGACCATCTTGATGCATCTATTAGTACAGCAGCATCACCACCACACACAGCATCTTGGGAAAGTACAACAGCTTCTGAAGAAGATGCTGATGGGGGTCCCTCATCAATATCTGCCCTCCTAATGACCACACCACCAAGCACAACAACCCAACAAACAACTGACCATCTTGATGCATCTATTAGTACAGCAGCATCACCACCACACACAGCATCTTGGGAAAGTACAACAGCTTCTGAAGAAGATGCTGATGGGGGCCCCTCATCAATATCTGCCCTCCTAATGACCACACCATCCAGCACAACAACCCGACCAACAACTGAGCATCTTGATGCATCTATTAGTACAGCAGCATCACAACACACAGCGTCTTGGAAAAGTACAACGGCTTCTGAAGAAGACGCTGATGCCTCCTCATCCATATCTACCCTCCTAATGACCACACCATCCAGCACGACAACCCGACCAACAACTGAGCCTCTTGATGTATTTATTAGTACAGCAGCATCACAGCACACAGCGTCTTGGAAAAGTACCACAGCTTCTGAAGAAGACGCTGATGGGGGCCCCTCATCAATATCTACCCTCCCTGTAATTGTCGCATTCTCGGTCATTCTTCTCATTTTCTTTGTCTCGGTCATCATAAACATCATCTTCATTGTCAAATATCAAAGGTCTAAGAGCAAGGAAACTGTTCTAACCAACGCAGTGAAGACTAACAATGTTGAGTTACAGTTTGAAGGTGACAGGGCAATTTACAATATCCCAACATCCAAAACGACTTTACAAGATCAAGACTGTAGACAAAACGTGAAAAACGCCAGTAAAAGATCCGAGGAAGATGTCTCCAGTACCTATGAAGCGGTAGATGATTTACAGAGCAAAAAGAACCCCATGTATCAGAATGTAAGATACTAA
- the LOC139935765 gene encoding uncharacterized protein produces MRCYTQKGKPEVNMDIVSLGESYTWQQWNYPDVYIRLGVRATDNGSSYDCRMTSSGSRFSGMERTCTIGPMTVVPMTTLSFTTTQPTTEHPDASINSTAASQQPTSLEIATASEEGADGAPSSISALPWIAAFLVTLLLLVILVIINIIFIVKHLQRSNSKETVQTNTVKTGSAEEQFKGDKVQFKCDKAFYKVPTSKKTLQDQDCRQKVKNSCKISEDVSVYEVVTKLQRPVYQNVKF; encoded by the coding sequence ATGAGGTGTTACACTCAGAAAGGTAAACCTGAAGTTAACATGGATATTGTATCTCTTGGTGAGAGTTACACTTGGCAACAGTGGAACTACCCAGACGTGTATATAAGACTCGGTGTTAGAGCTACTGATAACGGCTCTTCATATGACTGTAGGATGACCTCCAGTGGATCAAGGTTCTCTGGTATGGAACGAACTTGTACCATTGGTCCAATGACTGTGGTTCCTATGACAACACTATCATTCACAACAACCCAACCAACAACAGAGCATCCTGATGCATCTATTAATAGTACAGCAGCATCACAACAACCAACGTCTTTGGAAATTGCAACAGCTTCTGAAGAAGGCGCTGATGGGGCCCCCTCATCCATATCTGCCCTCCCTTGGATTGCCGCATTCCTGGTCACTCTTCTGCTGCTTGTTATCTTGGTCATCATAAACATCATCTTCATTGTCAAGCATCTGCAAAGATCTAATAGCAAGGAGACTGTTCAAACCAACACAGTGAAGACCGGCAGTGCTGAGGAACAGTTTAAAGGTGACAAGGTACAGTTTAAATGTGACAAAGCATTTTACAAGGTCCCGACATCCAAAAAGACTTTACAAGATCAAGACTGTagacaaaaagtgaaaaacagtTGTAAAATATCAGAAGATGTCTCGGTCTATGAAGTGGTTACAAAGTTACAGAGACCTGTTTATCAGAATGTaaagttttga